In Quercus robur chromosome 10, dhQueRobu3.1, whole genome shotgun sequence, a genomic segment contains:
- the LOC126701656 gene encoding ACT domain-containing protein ACR6-like isoform X2, whose translation MDDVYAKFISRMNPTRVVIDNESCEHATIIEVVSANRHGLLLEVVQVLTDLNLIITKAYISSDGGWFMDVFNVTDCDGNKIRDEGFLNYIQKTLETDALRGLNGVMPCKEHTSIELTSTDRPGLLSEVFAVLTDLRCNVVNSEIWTHNSRAAAVIYVTYQETGGAIEDPKQLSKMNELLCNVLKVNSNFKTPRLTISSSGIMHTQRRLHQMMFADRDFERLEGVKHSSRNHVCVLDCNDRDYTVVTVRSKDRPKLLFDTLCSLADMQYVVFHGTVITERMEAYQEYYIRHMDGLPVSSEAERQRVIECLEAAIERRAFEILPGYFVKMVCALSKQRSQQGVGQQKTLSLSQMRMANMLTLKSLV comes from the exons ATGGATGATGTGTATGCGAAGTTTATTAGCAGAATGAACCCCACAAG AGTTGTGATTGACAATGAATCTTGTGAACATGCCACTATTATAGAG GTTGTTAGTGCTAATAGGCATGGATTACTCCTTGAAGTTGTCCAAGTACTTACAGACTTGAACCTCATCATAACAAAAGCATACATCTCCTCTGATGGAGGATGGTTCATGGATG TGTTTAATGTGACTGACTGTGATGGGAACAAAATTAGAGATGAAGGTTTTCTAAATTATATACAAAAG ACTCTTGAAACTGATGCATTGAGAGGGCTAAATGGGGTAATGCCCTGCAAGGAGCACACATCAATTGAACTAACCAGCACTGACAGGCCGGGGTTGTTGTCAGAAGTTTTTGCAGTGCTCACAGACCTAAGATGCAATGTGGTAAATAGTGAAATCTGGACACACAATTCTAGAGCTGCAGCTGTTATTTATGTCACATACCAGGAAACTGGAGGAGCAATTGAAGATCCAAAACAGCTCTCCAAGATGAATGAACTGCTATGCAATGTCCTCAAAGTAAATAGCAATTTTAAGACGCCAAGATTGACAATATCCTCCTCTGGGATAATGCACACACAAAGAAGATTACATCAGATGATGTTTGCTGATAGGGATTTTGAAAGGCTTGAAGGTGTCAAGCATagttcaagaaaccatgtttgtGTATTAGATTGCAATGATAGAGACTATACCGTCGTCACTGTAAGATCCAAAGACAggccaaaacttttatttgacACTCTGTGCTCTCTAGCAGATATGCAATATGTGGTATTCCATGGGACAGTCATCACAGAAAGAATGGAAGCTTACCAG GAATACTACATTAGACATATGGATGGGCTTCCTGTAAGTTCAGAAGCTGAGCGACAACGTGTTATAGAATGCCTTGAAGCAGCCATCGAGAGGCGAGCCTTTGAG ATATTACCAGGATATTTCGTGAAAATGGTTTGTGCATTAAGCAAGCAGAGATCTCAACAAGGAGTGGGACAGCAAAAGACACTTTCTTTGTCACAGATGCGTATGGCAAACATGTTGACCCTAAAATCATTGGTTTGA
- the LOC126701656 gene encoding ACT domain-containing protein ACR6-like isoform X1, protein MDDVYAKFISRMNPTRVVIDNESCEHATIIEVVSANRHGLLLEVVQVLTDLNLIITKAYISSDGGWFMDVFNVTDCDGNKIRDEGFLNYIQKTLETDALRGLNGVMPCKEHTSIELTSTDRPGLLSEVFAVLTDLRCNVVNSEIWTHNSRAAAVIYVTYQETGGAIEDPKQLSKMNELLCNVLKVNSNFKTPRLTISSSGIMHTQRRLHQMMFADRDFERLEGVKHSSRNHVCVLDCNDRDYTVVTVRSKDRPKLLFDTLCSLADMQYVVFHGTVITERMEAYQEYYIRHMDGLPVSSEAERQRVIECLEAAIERRAFEELELELCTDDRLGLLSDITRIFRENGLCIKQAEISTRSGTAKDTFFVTDAYGKHVDPKIIGLIKQQIGQNILQVKGNLNTSPKLPQETARSFLFTNLFRSLSSQNFGLIRSYP, encoded by the exons ATGGATGATGTGTATGCGAAGTTTATTAGCAGAATGAACCCCACAAG AGTTGTGATTGACAATGAATCTTGTGAACATGCCACTATTATAGAG GTTGTTAGTGCTAATAGGCATGGATTACTCCTTGAAGTTGTCCAAGTACTTACAGACTTGAACCTCATCATAACAAAAGCATACATCTCCTCTGATGGAGGATGGTTCATGGATG TGTTTAATGTGACTGACTGTGATGGGAACAAAATTAGAGATGAAGGTTTTCTAAATTATATACAAAAG ACTCTTGAAACTGATGCATTGAGAGGGCTAAATGGGGTAATGCCCTGCAAGGAGCACACATCAATTGAACTAACCAGCACTGACAGGCCGGGGTTGTTGTCAGAAGTTTTTGCAGTGCTCACAGACCTAAGATGCAATGTGGTAAATAGTGAAATCTGGACACACAATTCTAGAGCTGCAGCTGTTATTTATGTCACATACCAGGAAACTGGAGGAGCAATTGAAGATCCAAAACAGCTCTCCAAGATGAATGAACTGCTATGCAATGTCCTCAAAGTAAATAGCAATTTTAAGACGCCAAGATTGACAATATCCTCCTCTGGGATAATGCACACACAAAGAAGATTACATCAGATGATGTTTGCTGATAGGGATTTTGAAAGGCTTGAAGGTGTCAAGCATagttcaagaaaccatgtttgtGTATTAGATTGCAATGATAGAGACTATACCGTCGTCACTGTAAGATCCAAAGACAggccaaaacttttatttgacACTCTGTGCTCTCTAGCAGATATGCAATATGTGGTATTCCATGGGACAGTCATCACAGAAAGAATGGAAGCTTACCAG GAATACTACATTAGACATATGGATGGGCTTCCTGTAAGTTCAGAAGCTGAGCGACAACGTGTTATAGAATGCCTTGAAGCAGCCATCGAGAGGCGAGCCTTTGAG GAACTGGAATTAGAACTGTGCACTGATGACAGACTTGGACTCCTTTCAGATATTACCAGGATATTTCGTGAAAATGGTTTGTGCATTAAGCAAGCAGAGATCTCAACAAGGAGTGGGACAGCAAAAGACACTTTCTTTGTCACAGATGCGTATGGCAAACATGTTGACCCTAAAATCATTGGTTTGATTAAGCAACAGATAGGACAAAACATATTACAGGTTAAAGGGAACTTGAATACGTCTCCGAAACTTCCTCAGGAGACGGCAAGAAGTTTCCTCTTCACAAACCTTTTTAGAAGTCTTAGCTCTCAAAATTTTGGGCTCATAAGATCCTATCCATAG